A stretch of DNA from Halobacteriovorax vibrionivorans:
TATCTAAAGTTGCTATTAAGGATTACTCAAAAGAGTCATCAATTACTGTAAATTTCGATATTCAAGATCTTCTTACAAAGGAAGAGCTTAGAAAGTATCTAGATGGACAGGCCGTTACAACAAGCTTTGATTTCAATTTAAACCGTAAAGTAGAAATTTCAAATGATGAGATTTCAGATGAATACAATCAGAGTTATGGTGGATTTAGAATTTTCTTAGAAGTTAAATAGAATATATAAAAAAGGCCGCTATAAGCGGCCTTTCTTTTTATGGAATTACTTTTGTAACATTCCTTTAAATTTATCCTTAGACATTGTGCTTACATAAGCAGCTACATCTTTGATATCTTTGTCAGAGAGACCTCTAATTTTAGTCCACATCATTGTCGTGTACTTAGTCTTTCTCTTCTTTGACTTAATTGCTGTTACTTGCTCAGCAATATAAGCAGCATCAAGACCTGCAATTCTTGGTCCTTTAACGATTGCTAATTTTCCATCTTTTGCTTTTCCCATACCATCAGCGTTGTGGCATAGAGCACAGTTTACTTTTTTGT
This window harbors:
- a CDS encoding c-type cytochrome, which codes for MNLFKITIVAALLSVSAFAGDAAKGKAIYKKVNCALCHNADGMGKAKDGKLAIVKGPRIAGLDAAYIAEQVTAIKSKKRKTKYTTMMWTKIRGLSDKDIKDVAAYVSTMSKDKFKGMLQK